Proteins encoded by one window of Sardina pilchardus chromosome 7, fSarPil1.1, whole genome shotgun sequence:
- the suv39h1a gene encoding histone-lysine N-methyltransferase SUV39H1-A isoform X3 → MAQHLKGCFVACKVSWTDLQALCRRAKVECIELDVKKSSFDEYEVEYIADYIKQNGKEYFFIKWKGYPESENTWEPRKNLKCPKQLKVFMSDLEAALRRHQRIRTTKDTIELDQRAVSYLLQKVKQRQAVRCWETQINKRRSHNGRIYVQNEVDMEGPPRDFTYIEDYKMGDGVVITPTPLGCECTDCFSHPVAGCCPGLAQHRMAYTDRGVVRVRPGIPIYECNSNCRCGPDCLNRVVQRGIQHDLCIFKTDNGRGWGVRTLERINRNAFVMEYLGELTRLMRKAPGWTTASPLWTAPPGSACGWSASVAWRPVASTYFDTQEQRKWTRSLAQRRLRFELIHHAKIN, encoded by the exons ATGGCGCAACATTTAAAAG GATGCTTCGTTGCCTGCAAAGTTTCATGGACTGATTTGCAAGCACTGTGTCGTCGGGCAAAGGTAGAATGTATCGAGCTTGATGTGAAAAAAAGTAGCTTCGATGAATATGAAGTGGAATATATCGCTGACTACATAAAGCAAAAT GGAAAGGAGTACTTCTTTATAAAATGGAAAGGCTATCCGGAGTCCGAGAATACCTGGGAGCCGCGCAAGAACCTGAAATGTCCGAAGCAGCTGAAAGTATTCATGTCCGACTTGGAGGCAGCACTTCGACGCCATCAGAGAATTCGGACAACCAAGGACACGATAGAGTTGGATCAAAGAGCTGTCAGTTACCTTCTTCAAAAAGTCAAACAGCGCCAAGCGGTCAGGTGTTGGGAGACTCAGATAAACAAGAGAAGAAGCCATAACGGTCGTATTTACGTCCAGAACGAGGTGGACATGGAAGGGCCACCCAGAGACTTCACCTACATTGAAGACTACAAGATGGGTGATGGCGTGGTCATAACTCCGACGCCTCTTGGATGCGAGTGCACAGATTGTTTCAGCCACCCGGTGGCTGGCTGTTGCCCTGGACTCGCGCAACACCGAATGGCCTATACTGACAGAGGGGTGGTGCGCGTGCGGCCCGGTATACCCATCTACGAGTGCAACTCGAACTGTCGATGTGGTCCAGACTGCCTCAACCGAGTCGTTCAAAGGGGGATTCAGCATGACCTGTGCATATTTAAAACGGACAATGGTCGCGGCTGGGGAGTGCGGACTTTGGAACGCATTAACAGGAACGCATTCGTCATGGAGTATCTTGGGGAG tTGACACGATTGATGCGGAAAGCTCCAGGATGGACTACAGCCTCGCCGTTGTGGACGGCCCCTCCAGGAAGCGCATGCGGGTGGAGTGCAAGTGTGGCGTGGCGTCCTGTCGCAAGTacttattttgacacacaggaacagaGGAAGTGGACAAGGTCTTTGGCACAGAGAAGGTTGAGGTTTGAACTGATTCACCATGCCAAAATTAATTAA
- the suv39h1a gene encoding histone-lysine N-methyltransferase SUV39H1-A isoform X2, with protein sequence MAQHLKGCFVACKVSWTDLQALCRRAKVECIELDVKKSSFDEYEVEYIADYIKQNGKEYFFIKWKGYPESENTWEPRKNLKCPKQLKVFMSDLEAALRRHQRIRTTKDTIELDQRAVSYLLQKVKQRQAVRCWETQINKRRSHNGRIYVQNEVDMEGPPRDFTYIEDYKMGDGVVITPTPLGCECTDCFSHPVAGCCPGLAQHRMAYTDRGVVRVRPGIPIYECNSNCRCGPDCLNRVVQRGIQHDLCIFKTDNGRGWGVRTLERINRNAFVMEYLGEIITTEEAERRGEAYDSQGTTYLFDLDYVDDVFTVDAAYYGNVSHFVNHSLTRLMRKAPGWTTASPLWTAPPGSACGWSASVAWRPVASTYFDTQEQRKWTRSLAQRRLRFELIHHAKIN encoded by the exons ATGGCGCAACATTTAAAAG GATGCTTCGTTGCCTGCAAAGTTTCATGGACTGATTTGCAAGCACTGTGTCGTCGGGCAAAGGTAGAATGTATCGAGCTTGATGTGAAAAAAAGTAGCTTCGATGAATATGAAGTGGAATATATCGCTGACTACATAAAGCAAAAT GGAAAGGAGTACTTCTTTATAAAATGGAAAGGCTATCCGGAGTCCGAGAATACCTGGGAGCCGCGCAAGAACCTGAAATGTCCGAAGCAGCTGAAAGTATTCATGTCCGACTTGGAGGCAGCACTTCGACGCCATCAGAGAATTCGGACAACCAAGGACACGATAGAGTTGGATCAAAGAGCTGTCAGTTACCTTCTTCAAAAAGTCAAACAGCGCCAAGCGGTCAGGTGTTGGGAGACTCAGATAAACAAGAGAAGAAGCCATAACGGTCGTATTTACGTCCAGAACGAGGTGGACATGGAAGGGCCACCCAGAGACTTCACCTACATTGAAGACTACAAGATGGGTGATGGCGTGGTCATAACTCCGACGCCTCTTGGATGCGAGTGCACAGATTGTTTCAGCCACCCGGTGGCTGGCTGTTGCCCTGGACTCGCGCAACACCGAATGGCCTATACTGACAGAGGGGTGGTGCGCGTGCGGCCCGGTATACCCATCTACGAGTGCAACTCGAACTGTCGATGTGGTCCAGACTGCCTCAACCGAGTCGTTCAAAGGGGGATTCAGCATGACCTGTGCATATTTAAAACGGACAATGGTCGCGGCTGGGGAGTGCGGACTTTGGAACGCATTAACAGGAACGCATTCGTCATGGAGTATCTTGGGGAG ATCATCACAAcagaagaggcagagaggagaggggaggcctATGATAGCCAGGGTACCACTTACCTGTTTGATCTCGACTATGTGGATGATGTGTTCACTGTTGATGCAGCCTATTATGGCAACGTATCCCATTTCGTCAACCACAGT tTGACACGATTGATGCGGAAAGCTCCAGGATGGACTACAGCCTCGCCGTTGTGGACGGCCCCTCCAGGAAGCGCATGCGGGTGGAGTGCAAGTGTGGCGTGGCGTCCTGTCGCAAGTacttattttgacacacaggaacagaGGAAGTGGACAAGGTCTTTGGCACAGAGAAGGTTGAGGTTTGAACTGATTCACCATGCCAAAATTAATTAA
- the suv39h1a gene encoding histone-lysine N-methyltransferase SUV39H1-A isoform X1: MAQHLKGCFVACKVSWTDLQALCRRAKVECIELDVKKSSFDEYEVEYIADYIKQNGKEYFFIKWKGYPESENTWEPRKNLKCPKQLKVFMSDLEAALRRHQRIRTTKDTIELDQRAVSYLLQKVKQRQAVRCWETQINKRRSHNGRIYVQNEVDMEGPPRDFTYIEDYKMGDGVVITPTPLGCECTDCFSHPVAGCCPGLAQHRMAYTDRGVVRVRPGIPIYECNSNCRCGPDCLNRVVQRGIQHDLCIFKTDNGRGWGVRTLERINRNAFVMEYLGEIITTEEAERRGEAYDSQGTTYLFDLDYVDDVFTVDAAYYGNVSHFVNHSCEPNLQVYNVFIDNIDERLPRIALFATRYIKPGEELTFDYKMQIDTIDAESSRMDYSLAVVDGPSRKRMRVECKCGVASCRKYLF, translated from the exons ATGGCGCAACATTTAAAAG GATGCTTCGTTGCCTGCAAAGTTTCATGGACTGATTTGCAAGCACTGTGTCGTCGGGCAAAGGTAGAATGTATCGAGCTTGATGTGAAAAAAAGTAGCTTCGATGAATATGAAGTGGAATATATCGCTGACTACATAAAGCAAAAT GGAAAGGAGTACTTCTTTATAAAATGGAAAGGCTATCCGGAGTCCGAGAATACCTGGGAGCCGCGCAAGAACCTGAAATGTCCGAAGCAGCTGAAAGTATTCATGTCCGACTTGGAGGCAGCACTTCGACGCCATCAGAGAATTCGGACAACCAAGGACACGATAGAGTTGGATCAAAGAGCTGTCAGTTACCTTCTTCAAAAAGTCAAACAGCGCCAAGCGGTCAGGTGTTGGGAGACTCAGATAAACAAGAGAAGAAGCCATAACGGTCGTATTTACGTCCAGAACGAGGTGGACATGGAAGGGCCACCCAGAGACTTCACCTACATTGAAGACTACAAGATGGGTGATGGCGTGGTCATAACTCCGACGCCTCTTGGATGCGAGTGCACAGATTGTTTCAGCCACCCGGTGGCTGGCTGTTGCCCTGGACTCGCGCAACACCGAATGGCCTATACTGACAGAGGGGTGGTGCGCGTGCGGCCCGGTATACCCATCTACGAGTGCAACTCGAACTGTCGATGTGGTCCAGACTGCCTCAACCGAGTCGTTCAAAGGGGGATTCAGCATGACCTGTGCATATTTAAAACGGACAATGGTCGCGGCTGGGGAGTGCGGACTTTGGAACGCATTAACAGGAACGCATTCGTCATGGAGTATCTTGGGGAG ATCATCACAAcagaagaggcagagaggagaggggaggcctATGATAGCCAGGGTACCACTTACCTGTTTGATCTCGACTATGTGGATGATGTGTTCACTGTTGATGCAGCCTATTATGGCAACGTATCCCATTTCGTCAACCACAGT TGTGAACCCAACCTGCAAGTATATAATGTTTTTATTGATAACATTGATGAGAGACTGCCCAGGATAGCGCTGTTTGCCACCCGCTACATCAAGCCTGGGGAGGAGTTGACCTTCGACTATAAAATGCAAA tTGACACGATTGATGCGGAAAGCTCCAGGATGGACTACAGCCTCGCCGTTGTGGACGGCCCCTCCAGGAAGCGCATGCGGGTGGAGTGCAAGTGTGGCGTGGCGTCCTGTCGCAAGTacttattttga
- the si:dkey-16n15.6 gene encoding organic solute transporter subunit alpha: MGHQNCTWVGAEIPLSSDFFKAIKDELWLFLIPAVLACLLLALFLEELGFFLRHVPSSRRRRLYLWILGMYPIFGLTSIIALYIPRSSSLCNFMAALYHSITSLKFMGLITDFFGGKSRMVEALAGAQVSPNPFPCCFCCCLPMIGITRTSLGWMMAAVLQLSVVRTILFFLTLVLWTDEQYDYGEVEVVNPNMYVNGIIGASTFLSFYGYLLFYKATKSALHGYGLRAKFVCIIVVLVLCGLQSGILETMGALNVVPCTSPFSALMRSQLIYHYCVIVEMFCISLFARNIFRKVEPSPEEGDRGDDCYFRGPQQDKAVQTEQALPLSVQLSGPAVEEPWPGWCGGGGGGSGSGGTSNPSYNSDSEDTLCHIEHAPLDRFPFPVHPRRQERRTEDKEDSSKFTGECPPLELSKVTVTAEINYDEKTGVTVV, encoded by the exons ATGGGGCATCAAAACTGCACCTGGGTTGGGGCAGAGATCCCTTTGTCATCCGATTTCTTCAAAG CGATCAAGGATGAGCTCTGGCTGTTCCTCATCCCTGCCGTGCTGGCGTGTCTTCTGCTGGCACTGTTCCTGGAAGAGCTCGGCTTTTTCCTCAGGCACGTTCCCTCTTCCAGGCGGAGGCGGCTCTACCTGTGGATTCTGGGAATGTACccg aTTTTTGGGTTGACCTCCATCATTGCTCTTTATATTCCACGGTCGTCTTCACTTTGCAATTTCATGGCAGCCCT GTACCATTCCATCACTTCACTGAAGTTCATGGGTCTGATAACAGACTTCTTTGGAGGCAAAAGTAGAATGGTTGAGGCCTTGGCTGGAGCTCAGGTCTCTCCTAATCCGTTCCCATGTTGTTTCTGCTGTTGCCTTCCAATGATTGGCATTACCAG GACAAGCCTGGGCTGGATGATGGCTGCGGTCCTTCAGCTGTCGGTGGTGCGGAccatcctcttcttcctcacccTGGTCCTCTGGACAGATGAGCAATATGACTACGGGGAG GTGGAGGTGGTAAATCCTAACATGTACGTGAATGGGATCATAGGCGCGTCAACCTTCTTGTCTTTTTACGGATATCTGCTGTTTTACAAAGCAACCAAAAGTGCCTTGCATGGCTATGGCCTCAGGGCCAAATTTGTGTGCATCAtcgtggtgctggtgctgtgcGGACTGCAGAGTGGGATCCTGGAGACCATGGGAGCCCTCAATGTTGTCCCCTGCACGTCACCGTTCTCAGCTCTCATGCGCTCTCAGT TGATATACCACTACTGTGTCATTGTGGAGATGTTTTGCATCAGCCTGTTCGCCCGCAACATTTTCCGCAAAGTGGAACCCAGCCCCGAGGAGGGCGACAGGGGGGACGACTGCTACTTCCGAGGGCCGCAGCAGGACAAGGCCGTCCAGACGGAGCAGGCGCTGCCCCTCAGTGTGCAGCTCAGCGGCCCCGCAGTGGAGGAGCCGTGGCCTGGCtggtgcggcggcggcggcggcggcagcggcagcggcggcacCTCCAACCCCAGCTACAACAGCGACAGCGAGGACACCCTCTGCCACATAGAGCACGCTCCTCTGGACCGATTCCCCTTCCCCGTGCACCCGAGGCGGCAGGAACGTCGGACTGAGGACAAGGAGGACAGTTCCAAGTTCACAGGGGAGTGTCCTCCACTGGAGCTGTCCAAAGTGACAGTCACTGCTGAAATCAACTATGATGAAAAAACAGGTGTCACTGTTGTGTAG
- the porcnl gene encoding porcupine O-acyltransferase like produces MATFSRWELFQELAVGCVFPTAQQGFDQVWQLLFVCVLFRLLCRTGLPPSVKHLCSSAAGLYCLYQFFELHMVWVLLLSVLCYLTLFLVCYSNSRGTFLSLAILIYLLVGELHLVDATTWIKIRGSQMVIAMKAISLAFDLDRGVISTFPSPVEFMGYIMFVGTVVFGPWISFTSYKDAIESRKLKFSWFAKISGSWVKCQLCLVVSTCIAPYLFPYLIPVDGGEYLNRWLDAYENAVSFHYSHYFVSFLSETTTTLAGAGYTDHKDNVKWDMTVANPVHVELPRSMVEVVTSWNAPMSRWLNAYVFKSALKLGTFPAILVTYTASALLHGLSFHLGAVLLSLGFITYVEHVLRKRLAAIFSACILSKTCPPDCNHQNKKALWVYGINVTFSILAIFHLTYLGSLFDTDMDNMDPGEGYLASHTIQKWSELSWLSHKLMLGCFVFYWLI; encoded by the exons ATGGCAACATTCAGTAGGTGGGAGTTGTTCCAGGAGTTGGCAGTAGGCTGTGTGTTCCCCACTGCTCAGCAGGGCTTTGATCAAGTATGGCAGCTCCTCTTTGTATGCGTGCTGTTTCGCCTTCTCTGTCGGACAG GTCTGCCACCAAGTGTGAAACATTTGTGTTCGTCAGCTGCGGGGCTCTATTGCCTGTACCAGTTCTTCGAGCTGCACATGGTGTGGGTGTTGCTGCTAAGCGTCCTGTGCTACCTCACCCTCTTCCTGGTCTGTTACTCCAACAGTCGCGGCACCTTCCTTTCTCTCGCCATCCTCATCTATCTTCTTGTGGG GGAGCTGCATTTGGTGGATGCTACAACCTGGATAAAAATAAGAG GATCCCAGATGGTGATAGCTATGAAGGCTATCTCATTGGCCTTTGATTTGGACAGAGGGGTCATTTCTACTTTCCCTTCACCTGTGGAATTCATGGGCTACATTATGTTTGTGGGGACAGTCGTTTTCGGTCCCTGGATCAGCTTCACCAGTTACAAAGATGCAATCGAAAGCCGCAAGTTG AAATTTTCCTGGTTTGCAAAGATCTCTGGGAGCTGGGTGAAGTGTCAGCTCTGCTTGGTCGTGTCGACTTGCATTGCACCGTACCTCTTCCCATACCTGATCCCAGTAGATGGAGGTGAATATCTGAACAG GTGGCTCGATGCCTACGAGAATGCAGTGTCTTTCCACTACAGCCACTACTTTGTGAGCTTCCTGAGCGAGACCACCACCACACTGGCAGGAGCTGGCTACACGGACCACAAGGACAATGTCAAATG GGACATGACTGTGGCAAACCCTGTACATGTGGAACTGCCCCGGTCCATGGTAGAGGTTGTGACGTCCTGGAACGCTCCCATGTCTCGATGGTTAAATGCAT ATGTCTTCAAAAGTGCACTTAAACTGGGAACATTTCCTGCCATTTTGGTCACCTACACAGCCAGTGCCTTACTGCAT GGACTTAGTTTCCACCTTGGCGCAGTCCTGTTGTCTCTTGGGTTCATCACCTATGTGGAACACG TTCTTAGAAAGCGCTTGGCTGCCATCTTCAGTGCCTGCATCCTGTCAAAGACTTGTCCACCTGACTGCAACCATCAAAACAAGAAG GCTCTGTGGGTTTATGGGATCAATGTAACCTTTAGCATTCTGGCCATTTTCCACCTGACCTACCTGGGCTCTCTATTTGACACTGATATGGACAACATGGATCCAGGAGAG GGTTATCTGGCCAGTCACACCATCCAAAAATGGTCAGAACTGAGTTGGCTGAGCCATAAGCTTATGCTTGGCTGTTTTGTGTTCTACTGGCTCATATGA